The Flavobacterium commune genome contains the following window.
TAAGAGGCCGAAGAATGCCTGAATCGCCAATTCGAAAATTGGCTCCTTACGCTGACATAGCTAACAAAAAAGGCTTGAAAGTGTACCATTTAAACATAGGTCAACCCGATATAAAAAGTCCCGAAATAGCCATCCAGGCCATTAAGAATATCAATATGGACATCATTGAGTATGGTCCATCAGCCGGTTATGAAAGTTACCGTAAAAAATTAGCGCAATTTTACACCAATCAAAATGTAAGGGTCGATTATACCGATATTATGATTACCACCGGTGGTTCGGAAGCCTTATTGTTTGCTTTAGGCAGCATAATGGATCCGGGAGACGAAGTAATCATTCCGGAACCTTTTTACGCTAATTACCACGCTTTCTCTGAGGAATCAAGTGCTACTGTAATTCCGGTAAACTCAGATTTCGAAAGCGGCTTTACCCTGCCTTCAATTGAAGCTTTCGAAAAACTGATTACGCCTAAAACCAAAGCAATATTAATTTGTAATCCAAGTAACCCAACAGGAAACTTATATTCGGAAACAGAAATTCAACAATTAGGCGAGTTAGTAAAAAAACACGATTTGTTTTTAATTGCTGACGAAGTGTATCGCGAATTTATATACGACGAAAAAGACCGTCATTATTCAGTAATGAATCTGATTGGTTTAGAGCAAAATGTAATCATGATTGATTCCGTTTCAAAACGTTACAGTATGTGTGGTGCTCGAATTGGCTGTATGGTCACTAAAAACAAGGAAGTTATTGCAGCAGCAATGAAATTTGCGCAGGCTCGTTTGTGTCCTCCTACAATTGAACAAATTGCCTGCGAGGCAGCTATTGACACCCCTCAAAGTTATTTTGACGAAGTAATTACAGAATACAAAGAAAGAAGAGATACACTAATCACCGAATTACACAAAATTGAAGGTGTAAAAGTTACTCCACCTAAAGCCGCTTTTTATTGTATAGCCGAACTTCCGGTTGACAATACCGAAACCTTTGCACAATGGTTGTTAGAAAGTTACAACCTAAACAAAGAAACCGTTATGGTGGCTCCCGCGGCAGGATTTTATTCGACTCCGGGAATGGGTTTAAAACAAGTGCGTATTGCTTATGTACTTAACAAAGAAGACCTGACAAGAGCTGTTCATATTTTAAAAGATGCAATTGCAACTTACAACGCAAGATAAGGACTTATATTTCTTTTAAAACCTATTAACAAAGACAATAACCCATTTAAAGTTATTGTCTTTGTTTGTTTAAAATCATTGTTAAATTAGCGACCAAAAAGAGCTGATTTTTTATCAAAAGCTATAGAAATTCTTTAATTTATATTAATTATCTTTACAGCCTTAAAAATATACACCCACTATAATAGTAGTATTTAATGATACAAAACGAAGAACTGCACGACGAAATCGGAGACAATCACATTAGTTCAAGTGCAAAAAATCCAATGCGAGAGGACGCTTTCGCAATTTCGGATGATGAAAAAATTGACAAAATAAAAAAAGATGTCGAAAACATCCTTCTAACACTTGGGATGGATCTAAACGACGACAGCTTAAAAGGTACACCTAACCGTGTAGCTAAAATGTTTGTAAAGGAAATTTTTGGCGGACTAAATCCAAACAAAAAACCAAAAGCTTCTACCTTTGACAACAACTACAAATACGGTGAGATGTTAGTCGAAAAAAACATTATTGTTTATTCTACCTGCGAGCATCACTTATTACCAATTATAGGTAGAGCTCACGTGGCTTACATTTCAAACGGAAGAGTTATTGGTTTATCAAAAATGAACCGAATTGTAGAATATTACTCTAAAAGACCTCAGGTACAAGAGCGTCTTACAATGCAAATTGTACAAGAATTACAAAAAGCTTTAGGAACCGAAGATGTGGCCTGCGTTATTGACGCTAAACATCTTTGTGTGAATTCAAGAGGAATCAGTGATATTGAAAGCAGCACCGTTACATCTGAATTTGGCGGAAAATTCAAAGAAGTACAATGCAAAAGAGAATTTTTAGACTATATCAAATTAGAAACCAGATTCTAAAAACACAATATTCTTTTGAATCAAAAGCCCTAAATTATATTTTCGATAAAAAATAAAACATGTCAATTTACAATACTCAAACACTAAAAATATACAATTCACTCTCTGGAGAGAAAGAAACTTTTGTACCTATAAACGAAGGCAGTATTGGAATGTATGTTTGCGGACCAACAGTTTATAGTAATGTACACCTTGGAAACCTAAGAACTTTCATGTCTTTTGATGTGATTTTCAGATATTTTACACATTTAGGCTACAAAGTAAGATATGTTAGAAACATCACCGATGTAGGTCACATCGTCGATGATGTAGATGAAGGTGAAGATAAAATTGCCAAAAAAGCACGCTTAGAGCAATTAGAACCTATGGAAGTCGTACAGCGTTATACAGTCGATTTTCACGAAATTCTAAAAGCATTCAACTTCCTGCCTCCCAGTATCGAACCTACCGCAACAGGCCATATTATTGAGCAAATCGAAATTATCAAAAAAATAATTGATTCGGGAATTGGTTACGAAGCCAACGGATCGGTTTATTTTGACGTGGTTAAATTTAACAAAACCAATAATTACGGAAAATTAAGCGGGCGCAATATCGAAGACATGCTTGCTAACACCCGGGATCTTGACGGACAATCTGACAAGAGAAATCCTCAGGATTTTGCTTTATGGAAAAAAGCCGAACCACAACACATCATGCGTTGGCCTTCACCGTGGAGCGATGGTTTCCCTGGCTGGCATTTAGAATGCACCGCCATGAGCACCAAATACCTTGGCAATCATTTTGACATTCACGGCGGCGGAATGGATTTAAAATTCCCTCACCACGAATGCGAAATAGCTCAAAACGAAGCCTGCACAGGACAAACTCCGGTAAATTACTGGATGCACGCCAACATGCTTACCTTAAACGGTAAAAAAATGGCCAAATCAACCGGAAACAACATTTTACCAAGAGAAATTTTAACCGGCGAAAACACCGTTTTAAGCAAAGCTTTCCCGGCATCAGTAGCACGTTTTTTTATGCTACAAGCACATTACCGCAGCATTCTTGACTTTTCGGACGAAGCCATTGTTGCTGCCGAAAAAGGATACAAGAGACTTATGGAAGCAATTGATTCGCTAAAGCAAATAAAAACCAGCTCAAACAGCAGCTTAGACATTGCTGACTGGAAACAACTTTGCTATGACGCAATGAATGACGATTTCAACACTCCTATTTTAATTGCGCAATTATTTGAAGGTGTTCGCTTTATCAACTTACTAAAAGAAAACAAAGAAAGTATTAGTGCCGCTGATCTTGAAACACTTGCTACAACCATACATTCTTTTGTTTTTGATGTCCTTGGACTCGAAAATCAAAAAGCAACTGACAACAGTAACGACAAATTAGAAGGCACAATCAATATGTTAATTGGTATGCGAAACAAAGCGCGTGCTGATAAAGATTTCGCTATGTCTGACCATATCAGAGACCAATTGCTTGCTTTAGGAATCCAACTAAAAGACAGTAAAGAAGGAACAAGTTTCAGTATTTAGTTTTGAGATTTTATTGAAAACATTCTTTTATGAATCTCAAAACCATTAGATAAAACAATAAAAATGTTTTCAAAAATTATCATATTTCCATTTGTATTATTGGTACGTTGCTATCAGCTGGTTATCTCTCCGCTCATGCCGGCAGCTTGCAGATTTACACCTACTTGTTCAGCATATATGATTGAAGCTTTAAAAATGCACGGATTGTTTTACGGAGGTTTTTTAGGCATTAAAAGAATCCTAAGCTGTCATCCCTGGGGAAAAAGCGGTTATGATCCGGTACCCGAAAAGAAATGCAATCACAAACATTAACCTTTAATTAGTACTGGTTTTACTTTAAATATTTAATTTTACAACTATAAAACAAAACACATGATACACAGTTTAAATATCGTATGGAATCCATCCGAAGGTATAGATTTAGGTTTCTTTGTAATTCGATTTTACAGCCTAATGTTTGTAGTTGCTTTTGGATTAGGTTGGTATATTATGAAAAACATTTTCGAACGTGAAAATGAATCCATAGACAAACTGGACTCGCTATTTGTTTGGACAGTACTTGCCACATTAATCGGCGCCAGACTGGGACACGTGTTTTTTTACGACTGGGAATATTTTAGAAATCATTTACTCGAAATCTTTTTGCCTTTTAGGTTTTCTCCTAAATTTGAATTCACCGGATTTCAGGGATTAGCCAGTCATGGTGCTGCAATTTCGATAATAATTGCCATGTACTATTATAGTAAAAACATCTTAAAACGACCAATACTTTGGATTTTGGACCGCGTAGTTATTGCTGTTGCAAGTGGTGCTATTTTTGTTAGATTGGGTAATTTTTTCAATTCAGAAATTGTTGGAAAAGAAACCAACTCACCTTTTGGAATAAAATTTATTCAGGACTATTACAGCAAAGCCGATGCGGTTAACGCAACACAAATAGCCAATCCCAAAGAAGCCTTTAATGCCATCGCAACAAATCCAAAATTTGCCAATTTACTGGCGCAGGTTCCCATTAAACACCCAACCCAGCTATACGAAGCCTTCTGTTATGTTTTTGTACTTGCTATATTATTCTTTCTATACTGGAAAACCGAAGCCAGAAAAAAATCCGGATTCTTATTTGGCCTTTTCCTTGTGCTCTTATTTTCAGTTCGTATGGTAGTCGAATCAGTAAAAGAAAGTCAGGGAGGATTTGAAAATGCTTTAGGATTACTTTCAACAGGTCAATGGCTAAGTATTCCGTTTATCCTAATTGGTTTCTATTTTATATTCACAGCCGAGAAACCTGTCAAAATATAAAACTTTATCACATAAAAAAAATGCCGTCTAACCTAATAGACGGCATTTTTTTATGTTAAAATTCCAAATTTTAAAACAATTGGAATTTAAAAATTTGGAATTTGTTTTCACAAAAAAACCACCTAATTTCTTAGATGGTTTTACTTAAGAGCCGATAGAGGGACTCGAACCCACGACCTGCTGATTACAAATCAGCTGCTCTAGCCAGCTGAGCTACATCGGCCTGTAATAATGTCAATTTCAATAAAAAACCACCTAATTCCTTAAGTGGTTTTACTAAGAGCCGATAGAGGGACTCGAACCCACGACCTGCTGATTACAAATCAGCTGCTCTAGCCAGCTGAGCTACATCGGCGTCATTATTACGAGTGCAAATATACAGCTGAATTTCTTTTTTCCAAAGGAAATCTGCACTTTTTTTCGCTTTTTACTGACTACAATTGGTTGATTTTAGCAATCAATTGATTTGCAACTTGTTCCAATTCTACATTGATTTGCTTAAAGTGTGCTTTTTTATTTTCAACATTCTTAGCATTCACTTTTGTGATTAAATTATCAAAAGCAGCAATAGCCTCGTCAATTAAATTATTTGTTTCTTCAGTAGGTTTTCCTGTTGTAGAAATTTCAAACAAGTAAACCGCCTCAATAATATCTCCTAAAACGTAGTTGATGTCTTTCTTTAAATTCTTAACGTTTGCCATTTTTATTTAATTTTAATTTGCGTTTGCAAAAGTACACATAAACTTTCTATTAGCCACTATGAAATGTAAATTTCTAAAATAGAAGCTTTTCCACTCAAAACAAACTCTTTGATTGCAGCCGGAATCAACACTGTATCTCCTTTTTTATAACTGTACCTCACACCATTATAATCCAATTCAAAACTTCCTTCCACACACATATAAACCGTAAAAGTATCCCCTGATTTCTCAAGAGATACTTCTCCATCCAAAGGAACAAAATTAGTTGTAAAATAAGGACAGTCAACAACAACGTTGGATTGATTTACTTCTTTTGTATATTCTTTATAAGTATCAACCTTGTCATAATTAATAGCATCTAGAGCTTGATCAATATGCAATTCTCTTCCATTACCCTGAGCATCTACCCTGTCAAAATCATAAATTCGATACGTAATATCAGAAGTTTGCTGGATCTCGGCAACCACTAAGCCTGCTCCAATGGCATGAACTGTTCCTGTTTCCAGAAAAAACACATCTCCCGATTTTACTTTCACATCATCCAATATAGAAAGCAAACTTTTGTTCTCAAGATTTTCTAAATATTCATTAGCATTCGATTTTTCTTTAAAACCCACAATAATACGAGCATCATCATCAGCCTGCATGATGTACCACATCTCTGTTTTTCCAAAAGAATTATGACGTTCCTTAGCCAAGGCATCATTAGGATGCACCTGAATGGATAAATCCTCACGAGCATCCAGATATTTAAAAAGTAACGGAAATTGCTTCCCGAATTTTTGATAAACCGCTGTTCCTAAAATCTCATTTGGAGCCTCATCAATTACTTCAAGCAATGATTTTCCTTTTAACACTCCATTTGCAACAATACTCACGTCGCCTTCAACAGTTGACAATTCCCAACTTTCACCGGTTGTTGCCGATTCGATTGCTTTATTAAGTACTGTTTTTAATTTTTCTCCACCCCAAATTCGTTCTTTTAAAATTGGTTGAAATTGTAATGGATATAGATTCTGTATCATTTTATTTTTTGTTTTTTTTTATTTCGAAACAAAAATAACTATCGTAACTCACTTTCAACAAGTACTATTTAGTCATTTCTATAGATTATTCAGTCAATTTTTCAATCATTTTCTTCACATGTTTCATTCCCAGTACACTGTCAAATACCATTTGTATCACTCCGTTTTTATCCAATAAATAAGTAACCCTTCCCGGAAGCAAGCCTAAAAAAGCTGATGGAACCCCAAAAAGCTTTCGAAGAGCCTTATCTGAATCGGATAATAGTAAAAAAGGTAAGTTGTATTTTCGAATAAATTCCTGATGCGAATTAACATCATCCGAAGAAACCCCGATAATCTCAACACCCAAGTCAACAAATTCAGCATAATTATCCCGAAAACCACAAGCCTGAGCAGTACATTGCGGCGTATCATCTTTAGGATAGAAATAAATAATAACGGTTTTTTTACCAATTACTGAATCACTTTCAAAAATAGCACCACTAGCCTCTTTGGCTGTAAATTTTGGAACGGTATCACCTGTTTTCAGCGCCATTATTCTCCTTTGTAAGTTACAAAATTACGAGGCGTTTCATAAAGCACCACTTCTAAGTCAAATTGAGAGTCTATGCGTTTTCTGACTTTATTCCAAATTACCACTGCAATATTTTCGGCAGTTGGATTTAGATTTTCAAATTCAGCTACATCTAAATTCAAATTTTTATGATCAAAAGCATCTTCCACCTCTTCTTTGATAATAGCTGCCAAAATCTTAGCATCCATTACAAAACCAGTTTCAGGATCGATTGCACCGGTAACACTCACAATTAACTCATAATTATGTCCGTGAAAATTAGGATTATTACACTTACCAAAAACCGCATCATTTTTTTCAAAAGTCCAATCTTTTCGATACAAGCGATGCGCTGCATTAAAATGTGCTTTTCTACTTATTGTTACTCTCATAGTGCCACTTTACTTTTAAAGTTTATGCGCTTCTAAATAATGATAAAATTCGTCAAAAATAATTTTAAACCATACTGTGTAATCATCCGGATTGATCAAAATATCCTCTTTTACAGCATCAATCCCCATCCATTTCCAGGACTCCACTTCATCAGAATTAATCAACGGACTTTCATTATAATAACCAATCATTACATGATCTAACTCATGCTCAGTCAACCCATTGTCAAAAGGTGCTTTGTAAATAAAATGAAACAACTCTTTCAAATCTGTCTGAAACCCCATTTCCTCCATCAATCTTCTGTTTCCTGCTTCGAGATTCGTTTCACCTTCACGCTGATGACTACAACAGGTATTGGTCCATAAAAGCGGAGAATGGTATTTATGATGTGCTCGTTGTTGCAACATCAATTCATTCTTATCGTTCAATACAAAAACCGAAAAAGCCCGGTGCAATACCGCTTTTTCATGAGCTTCTAATTTTGGCATAAGCCCTATTTGCTCATCTTTTTCATTAACCAGTATTACGTTTTCTTCTGTCATATTTTTTTATAGCTAGACAAAAATACAAAAAAGATAAGGAAAGACTCCTGCTTTAACGTTCTGTTTCGAATTATATATCAAAAACTCAAAATTGGCATCAAACTCCAAAAAAAACACTAACTCAATTCCAAACAAACAGATGTATCATAAAAAACCAAACAACAAATTTATCCGTAAATAACAACATCAAACAACTCACAAATAGCTGTTAAAATGCAAACTAACTCATCTTAAATAGCCAATTTGAATTCTATCTTTGTAAAAGATTTTTTTAGTAAAAACAATACATCAATATCTAAAAATCATCACCAATGAAAACCAATCCATATATTAACCTGCTATTTATATTGCCTTTATTCATTGTTACGGCTTGTGGACAAACCAAAACATCTTCGGAATACCAAAAGCTACCAAACAAAATAAACAAACCCGGAAATCCTTATTATTCCAACACTGATACCACAAAACT
Protein-coding sequences here:
- the lgt gene encoding prolipoprotein diacylglyceryl transferase, producing the protein MIHSLNIVWNPSEGIDLGFFVIRFYSLMFVVAFGLGWYIMKNIFERENESIDKLDSLFVWTVLATLIGARLGHVFFYDWEYFRNHLLEIFLPFRFSPKFEFTGFQGLASHGAAISIIIAMYYYSKNILKRPILWILDRVVIAVASGAIFVRLGNFFNSEIVGKETNSPFGIKFIQDYYSKADAVNATQIANPKEAFNAIATNPKFANLLAQVPIKHPTQLYEAFCYVFVLAILFFLYWKTEARKKSGFLFGLFLVLLFSVRMVVESVKESQGGFENALGLLSTGQWLSIPFILIGFYFIFTAEKPVKI
- the folE gene encoding GTP cyclohydrolase I FolE, yielding MIQNEELHDEIGDNHISSSAKNPMREDAFAISDDEKIDKIKKDVENILLTLGMDLNDDSLKGTPNRVAKMFVKEIFGGLNPNKKPKASTFDNNYKYGEMLVEKNIIVYSTCEHHLLPIIGRAHVAYISNGRVIGLSKMNRIVEYYSKRPQVQERLTMQIVQELQKALGTEDVACVIDAKHLCVNSRGISDIESSTVTSEFGGKFKEVQCKREFLDYIKLETRF
- the yidD gene encoding membrane protein insertion efficiency factor YidD, producing the protein MFSKIIIFPFVLLVRCYQLVISPLMPAACRFTPTCSAYMIEALKMHGLFYGGFLGIKRILSCHPWGKSGYDPVPEKKCNHKH
- a CDS encoding pyridoxal phosphate-dependent aminotransferase; protein product: MPEISIRGRRMPESPIRKLAPYADIANKKGLKVYHLNIGQPDIKSPEIAIQAIKNINMDIIEYGPSAGYESYRKKLAQFYTNQNVRVDYTDIMITTGGSEALLFALGSIMDPGDEVIIPEPFYANYHAFSEESSATVIPVNSDFESGFTLPSIEAFEKLITPKTKAILICNPSNPTGNLYSETEIQQLGELVKKHDLFLIADEVYREFIYDEKDRHYSVMNLIGLEQNVIMIDSVSKRYSMCGARIGCMVTKNKEVIAAAMKFAQARLCPPTIEQIACEAAIDTPQSYFDEVITEYKERRDTLITELHKIEGVKVTPPKAAFYCIAELPVDNTETFAQWLLESYNLNKETVMVAPAAGFYSTPGMGLKQVRIAYVLNKEDLTRAVHILKDAIATYNAR
- the idi gene encoding isopentenyl-diphosphate Delta-isomerase, with amino-acid sequence MTEENVILVNEKDEQIGLMPKLEAHEKAVLHRAFSVFVLNDKNELMLQQRAHHKYHSPLLWTNTCCSHQREGETNLEAGNRRLMEEMGFQTDLKELFHFIYKAPFDNGLTEHELDHVMIGYYNESPLINSDEVESWKWMGIDAVKEDILINPDDYTVWFKIIFDEFYHYLEAHKL
- a CDS encoding type I phosphomannose isomerase catalytic subunit, which produces MIQNLYPLQFQPILKERIWGGEKLKTVLNKAIESATTGESWELSTVEGDVSIVANGVLKGKSLLEVIDEAPNEILGTAVYQKFGKQFPLLFKYLDAREDLSIQVHPNDALAKERHNSFGKTEMWYIMQADDDARIIVGFKEKSNANEYLENLENKSLLSILDDVKVKSGDVFFLETGTVHAIGAGLVVAEIQQTSDITYRIYDFDRVDAQGNGRELHIDQALDAINYDKVDTYKEYTKEVNQSNVVVDCPYFTTNFVPLDGEVSLEKSGDTFTVYMCVEGSFELDYNGVRYSYKKGDTVLIPAAIKEFVLSGKASILEIYIS
- a CDS encoding peroxiredoxin — its product is MALKTGDTVPKFTAKEASGAIFESDSVIGKKTVIIYFYPKDDTPQCTAQACGFRDNYAEFVDLGVEIIGVSSDDVNSHQEFIRKYNLPFLLLSDSDKALRKLFGVPSAFLGLLPGRVTYLLDKNGVIQMVFDSVLGMKHVKKMIEKLTE
- the cysS gene encoding cysteine--tRNA ligase, with protein sequence MSIYNTQTLKIYNSLSGEKETFVPINEGSIGMYVCGPTVYSNVHLGNLRTFMSFDVIFRYFTHLGYKVRYVRNITDVGHIVDDVDEGEDKIAKKARLEQLEPMEVVQRYTVDFHEILKAFNFLPPSIEPTATGHIIEQIEIIKKIIDSGIGYEANGSVYFDVVKFNKTNNYGKLSGRNIEDMLANTRDLDGQSDKRNPQDFALWKKAEPQHIMRWPSPWSDGFPGWHLECTAMSTKYLGNHFDIHGGGMDLKFPHHECEIAQNEACTGQTPVNYWMHANMLTLNGKKMAKSTGNNILPREILTGENTVLSKAFPASVARFFMLQAHYRSILDFSDEAIVAAEKGYKRLMEAIDSLKQIKTSSNSSLDIADWKQLCYDAMNDDFNTPILIAQLFEGVRFINLLKENKESISAADLETLATTIHSFVFDVLGLENQKATDNSNDKLEGTINMLIGMRNKARADKDFAMSDHIRDQLLALGIQLKDSKEGTSFSI
- a CDS encoding 6-pyruvoyl trahydropterin synthase family protein, whose amino-acid sequence is MRVTISRKAHFNAAHRLYRKDWTFEKNDAVFGKCNNPNFHGHNYELIVSVTGAIDPETGFVMDAKILAAIIKEEVEDAFDHKNLNLDVAEFENLNPTAENIAVVIWNKVRKRIDSQFDLEVVLYETPRNFVTYKGE